The Cronobacter sakazakii genome has a window encoding:
- the dam gene encoding adenine-specific DNA-methyltransferase, which translates to MKKYRAFLKWAGGKYPLLDDIKRHLPEGECLIEPFVGAGSVFLNTDYSRYVLSDINSDLISLYTTVKDKTDDYVSEARLLFTAEHNQAEVYYQLREEFNQSRDEFRRALLFLYLNRHGYNGLCRYNLRGEFNVPFGRYKKPYFPETELYHFAERAQNALFICESYDASMARAQQENSAVVYCDPPYAPLSATANFTAYHTNSFNLEQQRHLAQLAEGLQSQRIPVLISNHDTELTRQWYQQAKLHKVRVRRSISSNGGTRRKVDELLALYEA; encoded by the coding sequence ATGAAAAAATATCGCGCTTTTCTTAAATGGGCAGGGGGGAAATACCCCCTGCTCGATGATATTAAACGTCACCTCCCTGAAGGGGAGTGTCTTATCGAGCCTTTCGTTGGCGCCGGGTCGGTTTTTCTCAACACCGATTATTCGCGCTATGTGTTATCAGACATCAACAGCGATCTGATAAGCCTCTACACCACGGTTAAAGATAAAACTGACGATTACGTCAGCGAAGCGCGTCTGCTGTTTACCGCCGAGCATAATCAGGCCGAGGTGTACTATCAGTTGCGTGAAGAGTTTAACCAGAGCCGGGACGAGTTCCGCCGCGCGCTGCTCTTTTTGTATCTTAACCGCCACGGTTACAACGGGCTGTGCCGCTATAATCTGCGCGGCGAGTTCAACGTGCCGTTTGGCCGTTACAAAAAGCCCTATTTCCCGGAGACGGAGCTGTACCATTTTGCGGAGCGCGCCCAGAACGCGCTATTTATCTGCGAATCCTACGACGCCAGCATGGCGCGGGCGCAGCAGGAAAACAGCGCGGTGGTCTATTGCGACCCGCCTTACGCGCCGCTTTCCGCTACCGCGAATTTTACGGCTTACCACACGAACAGCTTTAATCTGGAACAGCAGCGGCATCTGGCGCAGCTTGCGGAAGGGCTGCAAAGTCAGCGCATTCCGGTGCTCATTTCCAACCACGATACCGAGCTGACCCGCCAGTGGTATCAGCAGGCGAAGCTGCATAAGGTGCGGGTACGACGCAGCATCAGCAGCAATGGCGGCACGCGCAGAAAGGTGGACGAACTGCTGGCGCTCTACGAGGCCTGA
- the rpe gene encoding ribulose-phosphate 3-epimerase, with the protein MKQYLIAPSILSADFARLGEDTARVLAAGADVVHFDVMDNHYVPNLTIGPMVLKALRDYGITAPIDVHLMVKPVDRLIPDFADAGASIITFHPEASEHIDRSLQLIKEHGCKAGLVFNPATPLSYLDYVMDKLDVILLMSVNPGFGGQSFIPQTLEKLKEVRQRIDASGRDIRLEVDGGVKVSNIGAIAAAGADMFVAGSAIFNEPDYQKVINDMRSELAKVSHG; encoded by the coding sequence ATGAAACAGTATTTGATTGCCCCCTCGATTCTGTCGGCCGACTTTGCCCGGCTGGGTGAAGACACCGCACGGGTGCTGGCCGCCGGTGCCGACGTCGTCCATTTCGATGTTATGGATAACCACTATGTGCCAAACCTCACCATCGGGCCGATGGTGCTGAAGGCGCTGCGCGATTACGGTATTACCGCGCCCATCGACGTGCATCTAATGGTAAAACCGGTGGATCGCCTGATCCCCGATTTCGCCGACGCGGGTGCCAGCATCATTACGTTCCACCCGGAAGCCTCCGAGCATATCGACCGTTCGCTGCAACTGATCAAAGAACATGGCTGCAAAGCGGGCCTGGTTTTTAACCCGGCGACGCCGCTGAGCTATCTCGATTACGTGATGGATAAACTGGACGTGATTCTGCTGATGTCGGTCAACCCCGGCTTCGGCGGTCAGTCATTTATCCCGCAGACGCTGGAGAAGCTTAAAGAAGTGCGCCAGCGCATCGACGCTTCAGGGCGCGACATCCGCCTGGAAGTGGACGGCGGCGTGAAGGTCAGCAATATCGGCGCTATCGCCGCGGCGGGTGCCGATATGTTTGTCGCGGGTTCCGCTATCTTCAACGAGCCGGATTATCAAAAAGTCATCAACGATATGCGTAGCGAGCTGGCAAAGGTTTCTCATGGATAA
- the gph gene encoding phosphoglycolate phosphatase, giving the protein MDKLQKIRAVAFDLDGTLVDSAPGLTWAVDNALYALELPTAGDARVITWIGNGADVLIERALTWARQEKAALRAAAGKPAQTDDIPEEEQRRMMRRLFDRYYGEAVEAGSALFPDVAETLDALRRHGLALGLVTNKPTPFVAPMLESLGIADHFSIIIGGDDVQNKKPHPEPLHKVMDALRVTAQELLFVGDSRNDIQAAQAAGCASVGLSYGYNYGEAITLSHPDFVFDHFRDLLPAFGLPHSDNQELKNE; this is encoded by the coding sequence ATGGATAAGCTGCAAAAAATCCGCGCTGTCGCTTTCGATCTCGACGGTACGCTGGTAGACAGCGCGCCGGGCCTGACCTGGGCGGTGGACAACGCGCTCTATGCGCTGGAACTGCCGACCGCGGGCGACGCGCGCGTCATTACCTGGATTGGCAACGGTGCCGATGTGCTTATCGAGCGCGCGCTGACCTGGGCGCGTCAGGAGAAAGCCGCGCTTCGGGCCGCCGCGGGTAAACCTGCGCAAACCGACGACATCCCGGAAGAAGAGCAGCGCCGCATGATGCGCCGTCTGTTTGACCGTTATTATGGCGAGGCCGTCGAGGCGGGCAGCGCGCTGTTCCCGGATGTGGCCGAGACGCTAGACGCGCTGCGCCGTCATGGTCTCGCGCTCGGGCTGGTCACCAATAAGCCGACGCCGTTCGTAGCGCCCATGCTGGAATCGCTCGGTATCGCAGACCATTTCAGCATTATTATTGGCGGCGATGATGTGCAGAATAAAAAACCGCACCCGGAGCCGCTGCATAAAGTCATGGACGCGCTGCGGGTGACGGCGCAGGAGTTGCTCTTTGTCGGCGATTCACGCAATGATATTCAGGCGGCGCAGGCCGCTGGCTGCGCAAGCGTCGGCCTGAGCTATGGCTATAACTACGGTGAAGCGATAACGTTAAGCCACCCGGATTTCGTCTTTGACCATTTCCGCGACTTACTGCCCGCGTTCGGGCTCCCCCACAGTGACAATCAGGAATTGAAAAATGAGTAA
- the trpS gene encoding tryptophan--tRNA ligase, with protein MSKPIVFSGAQPSGELTIGNYMGALRQWVNMQDDYHCIYCIVDQHAITVRQDPAALRKATLDTLALYLACGIDPKKSTIFVQSHVPEHAQLGWALNCYTYFGELSRMTQFKDKSARYAENINAGLFDYPVLMAADILLYQTNLVPVGEDQKQHLELSRDIAQRFNAIYGDIFRVPEPFIPKSGARVMSLLEPTKKMSKSDDNRNNVIGLLEDPKSVVKKIKRAVTDSDEPPVVRYDVANKAGVSNLLDILSAVTGQSIPELEQHFEGKMYGHLKGEVADAVSGMLTELQERYHRYRNDEAFLQSVMKEGAEKARAHAGETLKKVYEAIGFVAQP; from the coding sequence ATGAGTAAGCCCATCGTTTTTAGTGGCGCACAGCCATCCGGAGAACTGACCATCGGTAACTACATGGGTGCGCTGCGTCAGTGGGTTAACATGCAGGACGACTACCACTGCATCTACTGCATCGTGGATCAGCATGCTATCACTGTGCGTCAGGACCCGGCCGCGCTGCGTAAAGCCACGCTGGATACGCTGGCGCTCTACCTCGCCTGCGGCATCGACCCGAAAAAGAGCACCATCTTCGTGCAGTCTCACGTGCCGGAGCACGCGCAGCTGGGCTGGGCGCTGAACTGCTACACCTATTTCGGCGAACTGAGCCGCATGACGCAGTTCAAAGATAAATCCGCGCGCTATGCGGAAAACATCAACGCCGGTCTGTTTGATTACCCGGTGCTGATGGCGGCGGATATCCTGCTGTACCAGACCAATCTGGTGCCGGTGGGCGAAGATCAGAAACAGCATCTGGAGCTGAGCCGCGATATCGCGCAGCGCTTCAACGCCATCTACGGCGATATTTTCCGCGTGCCGGAGCCGTTCATTCCGAAATCGGGCGCGCGCGTGATGTCACTGCTGGAGCCGACCAAAAAGATGTCCAAGTCGGATGACAACCGCAATAACGTCATAGGCCTGCTGGAAGATCCGAAATCCGTTGTGAAGAAAATCAAACGCGCGGTGACCGATTCTGACGAGCCGCCGGTGGTTCGCTACGACGTAGCGAACAAAGCGGGCGTCTCTAACCTGCTCGATATCCTCTCCGCCGTGACCGGCCAGAGCATCCCGGAGCTGGAGCAGCATTTCGAAGGCAAAATGTATGGTCATCTGAAAGGCGAAGTGGCGGATGCCGTCTCCGGTATGCTCACAGAGCTTCAGGAGCGCTATCACCGCTACCGCAACGACGAAGCCTTCCTGCAAAGCGTGATGAAAGAAGGGGCCGAGAAAGCCCGCGCGCACGCTGGCGAAACGCTGAAGAAAGTGTATGAAGCCATCGGGTTTGTGGCGCAGCCGTAA
- a CDS encoding YhfL family protein, translated as MKHVIKLAMLAAVLSSLTACTGHVENKNKTCSYDYLLHPAISISKMIGGCGPAADE; from the coding sequence ATGAAACACGTCATTAAACTCGCGATGCTGGCCGCCGTACTCTCCTCACTGACCGCCTGTACCGGCCATGTCGAAAATAAAAACAAAACCTGCAGCTATGACTATCTGCTTCACCCGGCGATTTCTATTTCGAAAATGATCGGCGGCTGCGGCCCGGCAGCGGACGAGTAA